From the Thermococcus sp. 18S1 genome, one window contains:
- a CDS encoding NADH-quinone oxidoreductase subunit K — translation MISVYYFGAISLILIGLYAVLVKKNLLKMLIGLSIMETGVNLLLVSVGYVAGRSAPILSEGIGPNQAVDPIPQALVLTAIVIGVATTAMALSVAMILHEKYGTLNVEEIRRLRG, via the coding sequence ATGATTTCAGTCTACTACTTCGGTGCCATCTCGCTCATACTGATAGGCCTCTACGCAGTCCTCGTCAAGAAGAACCTCCTTAAGATGCTCATCGGGCTGAGCATAATGGAGACCGGCGTGAACCTCCTCCTGGTCAGCGTCGGCTACGTTGCCGGAAGGAGCGCGCCCATACTGAGCGAGGGAATCGGGCCGAACCAGGCCGTTGATCCGATTCCCCAGGCGCTGGTTCTCACGGCGATAGTCATAGGCGTTGCCACCACAGCTATGGCCCTTAGCGTCGCCATGATACTCCACGAGAAGTACGGAACCCTTAACGTTGAGGAGATAAGGAGGTTGAGAGGATGA
- a CDS encoding Na(+)/H(+) antiporter subunit B translates to MLKRALAIITLIIIGYWLAQGLAGVPFGEDKMLVGQYYLDNVKEQTGAVNAVTAVVVNYRGFDTLGEVTVLFIASTGVGALLWRRKKQRTAKTEGSIVLTTGTRLLVPFVMLFGAYIFIHGHLTPGGGFPGGATIATAFLLLYMAFTAYEIPHKAFEKTEGAVGMAYVLVGLIGLAIGGYFLYDWIWQDWGFGVDNVGRLLSGGFIPIIYTIIGLKVGTELSGIIDNMLKEEVSE, encoded by the coding sequence ATGCTCAAGCGCGCTCTCGCGATAATAACCCTGATCATCATCGGCTACTGGCTCGCCCAGGGGCTCGCTGGAGTCCCGTTCGGCGAGGATAAGATGCTCGTCGGCCAGTACTACCTCGACAACGTCAAGGAGCAGACCGGCGCGGTCAATGCGGTAACTGCCGTCGTCGTGAACTACCGTGGATTCGATACCCTCGGTGAGGTCACCGTTCTGTTCATAGCCTCAACCGGAGTTGGAGCACTCCTCTGGAGGAGGAAGAAGCAGAGGACCGCGAAGACTGAGGGCTCAATAGTCCTCACGACAGGAACAAGACTTCTGGTGCCATTCGTGATGCTCTTCGGTGCGTACATCTTCATCCACGGACACCTCACACCGGGTGGAGGATTCCCCGGCGGAGCCACCATAGCCACCGCGTTCCTGCTGCTCTACATGGCCTTCACCGCCTACGAGATACCGCACAAGGCCTTCGAGAAGACCGAGGGAGCGGTCGGAATGGCCTACGTGCTCGTCGGCCTCATCGGCCTCGCCATAGGCGGCTACTTCCTCTACGACTGGATATGGCAGGACTGGGGCTTTGGCGTTGACAACGTCGGCAGGCTCCTCAGCGGAGGATTCATCCCCATAATCTACACCATCATCGGCCTCAAAGTCGGCACCGAGCTGAGCGGAATCATAGACAACATGCTCAAGGAGGAGGTGAGCGAATGA
- a CDS encoding DUF4040 domain-containing protein, translated as MNGIALIEYLIVGIMIISAVLAVEWRDLLAAAVGMAAVSLFASLLFFMLQAPDVAMTEAAIGAALSGAIFIFAIKRTQRFETEEEEKPGWWVRW; from the coding sequence ATGAACGGCATAGCCCTTATCGAGTACCTGATAGTGGGTATAATGATAATCTCCGCAGTGCTTGCCGTCGAGTGGAGGGACCTGCTCGCGGCGGCCGTTGGAATGGCGGCGGTGAGTCTATTCGCCTCGCTGCTGTTCTTCATGCTGCAGGCCCCGGACGTGGCGATGACGGAGGCAGCGATAGGCGCAGCACTCAGCGGTGCGATATTCATCTTCGCCATCAAGAGGACCCAGCGCTTTGAGACCGAGGAAGAGGAGAAGCCCGGCTGGTGGGTGAGGTGGTGA
- the mnhG gene encoding monovalent cation/H(+) antiporter subunit G produces the protein MSALTAIGEILVLIGTFFYLLSALGLIRMPDVYNRMQTSTKSATLGSLGVIVGVGIWALGTDFGSAAWLTKTIVIAVFLLLTNPISAHALIRAAYKSGIPLWEGSVVDKYREHLEGKEKAPEETPKEGGEE, from the coding sequence ATGAGCGCTCTGACCGCGATAGGAGAAATCCTCGTTCTCATAGGAACGTTCTTCTACTTACTGTCAGCCCTGGGTCTCATCAGGATGCCCGATGTGTACAACAGGATGCAGACTTCGACCAAGAGCGCGACCCTTGGAAGCCTCGGAGTCATAGTGGGCGTTGGAATCTGGGCGCTCGGTACCGACTTCGGAAGCGCGGCATGGCTCACCAAGACCATAGTTATAGCAGTCTTCCTGCTGCTCACCAACCCGATAAGCGCCCACGCCCTCATCAGGGCTGCCTACAAGAGCGGCATACCCCTCTGGGAGGGCAGTGTCGTCGATAAGTACCGCGAGCACCTGGAGGGTAAGGAGAAGGCCCCCGAAGAGACCCCCAAGGAGGGTGGTGAAGAATGA
- a CDS encoding monovalent cation/H+ antiporter complex subunit F: MIGINVYLVLIAIATLLSMYRVFRGPTTVDRLVAVDIMTTITAGLMVLFALYYERMIFLDVALVYAILAFGGVIAFARYMEGGL, from the coding sequence ATGATAGGGATAAACGTTTACCTCGTCCTTATAGCTATAGCAACGCTGCTCAGCATGTACAGGGTTTTCAGGGGACCGACCACAGTCGACAGGCTCGTTGCTGTTGATATCATGACCACCATCACCGCGGGACTCATGGTGCTCTTCGCACTCTACTACGAGCGCATGATATTCCTCGACGTGGCCCTGGTCTACGCGATACTCGCCTTCGGTGGAGTCATAGCATTCGCGCGCTACATGGAGGGAGGACTATGA
- a CDS encoding Na+/H+ antiporter subunit E translates to MGEASKISRYLYTVIVLFLIWLAITASLDVQELGFGLLLSLIVAAFTYEIFTTNGLANLHPKRIAYMIAYIPYFLWAMIMANLDVAYRVLHPKRPIRPGIVKCKTVLNSDVGKLALANSITLTPGTITLDVDEDEYFIHWIWVPDEALTESEEEHVKASSEGITVPFEKFLKVIFG, encoded by the coding sequence ATGGGAGAAGCAAGCAAAATAAGCAGATACCTGTACACGGTGATCGTACTGTTCTTGATATGGCTGGCCATAACTGCCAGCCTGGACGTACAGGAGCTAGGATTCGGCCTACTGCTGTCGCTCATAGTCGCGGCATTCACCTACGAGATATTCACCACCAACGGCCTGGCGAACCTCCACCCCAAGAGGATAGCGTACATGATAGCGTACATCCCCTACTTCCTGTGGGCCATGATCATGGCCAACCTCGACGTTGCCTACAGGGTCCTCCACCCCAAGAGACCCATAAGGCCCGGAATAGTGAAGTGCAAGACCGTCCTCAACAGCGACGTTGGAAAGCTCGCCCTGGCCAACTCGATAACACTGACCCCTGGAACAATAACCCTTGATGTGGACGAAGACGAGTACTTCATCCACTGGATCTGGGTTCCGGATGAGGCCCTGACCGAGAGCGAAGAGGAGCACGTTAAGGCATCCTCCGAGGGAATAACCGTTCCCTTCGAAAAGTTCCTGAAGGTGATCTTCGGATGA
- a CDS encoding radical SAM protein has protein sequence MIEVHLPHVTFEDAGESIRLIWRETLYADFDKSELARILRRKYRVEPEITVRNGVMVIDTDYPGIEQYISIYIQNNLGALLRNRYTNRRILYIHEGLDVPLLGYNAFGLIDRGTNLIQVRGVSGCNLSCVFCSVDEGPYSRTRKLDYVVDIDYLMKWFDEVARIKGKGLEAHLDGQGEPLIYPFRVELVQALQEHPNVSVISMQSNGTMLTDRLIEELAEAGLDRVNLSLHSLDPDKARMLMGRKDYDLQHVLDMAEALVNAGIDVLIAPVIIFGVNDDEAEAFIEFARKIGAGKRWPALGFQNYIPYKFGRNPTIAKLVPFKDFYAWLRGLEEKTGMKPLVLKPKHFGMEKREFIPLSFRPGEIVKAEVVLPGRIKGEMLAKARNRLIEVINTDAEVGDRIRVRIVRTRHGIYIGTPV, from the coding sequence ATGATAGAGGTTCACCTTCCCCACGTCACCTTTGAGGATGCCGGCGAGAGCATCAGGCTGATATGGAGAGAGACCCTCTATGCGGACTTCGACAAGAGCGAGCTGGCGAGGATTCTACGGCGGAAGTACCGCGTTGAGCCCGAGATAACGGTACGCAACGGGGTCATGGTCATCGACACCGACTACCCGGGCATCGAGCAGTACATCTCAATATACATCCAGAACAACCTCGGCGCCCTTTTGAGAAACCGCTACACCAACAGGAGAATCCTCTATATCCATGAGGGGCTTGACGTTCCACTCCTGGGATACAACGCCTTCGGCCTGATTGACAGGGGGACCAACCTGATTCAGGTTCGCGGTGTCAGCGGCTGCAACCTCAGCTGCGTCTTCTGCTCCGTCGATGAGGGGCCGTATTCAAGAACGAGGAAACTCGACTACGTGGTTGATATAGACTACCTGATGAAATGGTTCGATGAAGTTGCGAGAATAAAGGGAAAAGGCTTAGAAGCCCACCTTGACGGCCAGGGCGAGCCGCTCATCTACCCCTTCCGTGTTGAGCTTGTCCAGGCACTCCAGGAACACCCGAACGTGTCCGTAATCTCTATGCAGAGCAACGGAACCATGCTGACCGACAGGCTCATCGAGGAGCTGGCGGAGGCCGGCCTCGACCGTGTGAACCTTTCGCTCCACTCCCTCGACCCGGATAAGGCCAGGATGCTGATGGGGAGGAAGGACTATGACCTCCAGCACGTTCTGGACATGGCAGAGGCACTTGTAAACGCTGGAATTGACGTCCTCATTGCTCCGGTCATAATATTCGGAGTAAACGACGACGAAGCAGAGGCATTCATAGAGTTCGCGAGAAAAATCGGTGCAGGAAAGCGCTGGCCGGCCCTCGGCTTCCAGAACTACATCCCCTACAAGTTCGGCAGGAACCCAACGATAGCGAAGCTCGTTCCCTTCAAGGACTTCTACGCCTGGCTCAGGGGACTCGAGGAGAAGACCGGAATGAAGCCCCTCGTCCTGAAGCCCAAGCACTTCGGTATGGAAAAGCGCGAGTTCATCCCCCTCTCCTTCCGGCCGGGAGAGATCGTCAAAGCGGAGGTTGTCCTCCCGGGAAGGATAAAGGGAGAGATGCTCGCGAAGGCCCGTAACCGCCTCATTGAGGTCATCAACACTGACGCCGAGGTCGGGGACAGGATTAGGGTCAGGATAGTCAGGACGAGGCACGGAATCTACATCGGAACGCCCGTTTGA
- the wecB gene encoding non-hydrolyzing UDP-N-acetylglucosamine 2-epimerase, protein MKPAFVFGTRPEIIKLAPVIRAFLDRGVKPLLIHTGQHYDYEMSSVFLEELEMPPIDHHLEVGSGTQAEQTGLAMIKIEKVLMDERPDVVLVQGDTNTVLAGALASVKLKIPVAHVEAGLRSFDRTMPEEINRILADHASEVLFPPTEEARKNLEREGITENVYVVGNTVVDAVLQNSEVAERKSDVLERLGLKPKEYVLITAHRAENTDNRENLERLIEILEGLPIRAVYPMHPRTRGRLEEFGLWERVASIENLTVTKPLGYLDFLKLERNAFAIMTDSGGVQEEAIILNVPCLTLRYNTERPETVAAGGNVLVGLEKERALGYLQRLLEDEEFYRKMAEAPNPFGDGKAGERIAEILLELHERGELTVRGSRFI, encoded by the coding sequence TTGAAACCCGCCTTTGTATTCGGAACCCGGCCGGAGATAATAAAGCTCGCGCCGGTAATACGGGCGTTCCTTGATAGGGGCGTTAAGCCGCTCCTGATTCACACCGGACAGCACTACGACTACGAGATGAGCAGCGTCTTTCTGGAAGAGCTGGAGATGCCCCCCATAGACCACCACCTCGAGGTCGGTTCGGGAACGCAGGCCGAGCAGACGGGTCTCGCGATGATTAAGATCGAGAAGGTCCTGATGGACGAGAGGCCAGACGTCGTGCTCGTTCAGGGGGACACCAACACCGTCCTGGCCGGGGCCCTCGCCAGCGTCAAGCTCAAAATCCCCGTTGCCCACGTGGAGGCCGGTCTCAGAAGCTTTGACCGGACGATGCCGGAGGAGATAAACAGGATTCTTGCAGACCACGCGAGCGAGGTTCTCTTCCCCCCAACGGAAGAAGCCAGGAAAAACCTGGAGCGCGAGGGCATAACGGAGAACGTCTACGTCGTTGGCAACACCGTTGTGGATGCAGTTCTCCAGAACTCGGAGGTGGCGGAGAGAAAGAGCGATGTGCTCGAGAGGCTTGGGCTGAAGCCGAAGGAATACGTGCTCATAACCGCCCACCGCGCCGAGAACACCGACAACAGGGAGAATCTCGAGAGGCTCATTGAGATTCTGGAAGGGCTTCCAATAAGGGCGGTCTACCCGATGCACCCCCGCACGAGGGGCAGACTGGAGGAGTTTGGCCTCTGGGAGAGGGTGGCCTCGATAGAGAACCTGACCGTGACAAAGCCCCTCGGCTACCTCGACTTCCTGAAGCTCGAGAGGAACGCCTTCGCGATAATGACCGACTCAGGCGGCGTCCAGGAGGAGGCGATAATCCTGAACGTGCCCTGCCTGACGCTCCGCTACAACACAGAGAGGCCGGAAACCGTCGCCGCGGGCGGCAACGTTCTCGTGGGCCTGGAGAAGGAGCGCGCCCTGGGGTATCTCCAGAGACTCCTGGAGGATGAGGAGTTCTACAGGAAAATGGCCGAGGCTCCGAATCCCTTCGGCGATGGGAAGGCCGGGGAGAGGATAGCGGAAATTCTGCTGGAGCTCCATGAGAGGGGCGAGCTGACCGTCAGGGGCTCAAGGTTCATCTGA